One Glandiceps talaboti chromosome 2, keGlaTala1.1, whole genome shotgun sequence genomic region harbors:
- the LOC144453364 gene encoding enolase-phosphatase E1-like, translating to MSSPKKRSSSSSDSLLEDIKAILLDIEGTTTPIVFVKNVLFPYIRENVCEYIKTHWDEEECQQDVLELRKQAEADTKAKIEGVVAIPDLEDSKDDEEKMKTVQDAITKNVLWQMDSDRKTTGLKQLQGHMWRASYQTGQVKGEVYDDVVPAIKQWISEDRKVYIYSSGSIEAQKLLFGHSDKGDLLELFSGHFDTTIGSKVEKGSYQNISKDIGIKKEEMLFLTDVTREARPATLAGMKTCIVVRPGNADLTDDEKKEFNIIHSFSELVSEKHGQRKKK from the exons ATGTCATCGCCAAAGAAAAGATCATCTTCATCTTCTGACAGTCTTCTGGAAGACATCAAAGCAATTTTACTTGATATAGAAGGAACAACAACCCCGATAGTATTTGTTAag AATGTGTTATTTCCCTACATTAGAGAGAATGTGTGTGAATACATCAAAACGCACTGGGATGAAGAGGAATGCCAACAAGACGTTTTAGAGCTGAGAAAACAG GCTGAGGCAGACACCAAGGCAAAGATTGAAGGTGTGGTAGCTATACCAGATTTAGAAGACTCCAAGGATGATGAAGAGAAAATGAAGACTGTACAGGATGCTATTACTAAGAATGTACTGTGGCAAATGGATAGTGATAGAAAGACAACAGGTCTGAAACAGCTACAGGGACATATGTGGAGGGCTTCTTATCAGACTGGTCAAGTCAAAGGAGA AGTATATGATGATGTTGTACCAGCTATCAAACAGTGGATATCAGAAGATAGAaaagtatatatttattcatcAGGCAGCATAGAAGCACAAAAATTACTATTTGGACACTCAGACAAAGGTGATTTATTGGAG CTATTCTCTGGTCATTTTGACACCACTATTGGATCAAAAGTTGAAAAGGGAAGTTaccaaaacatttcaaaagatattggtattaaaaaagaagaaatgcTGTTTCTGACAGATGTGACTCGAG AAGCAAGACCGGCCACACTGGCAGGAATGAAGACATGCATTGTGGTTCGACCTGGTAATGCAGATCTCACAGATGATGAGAAGAAAGAATTCAAcataattcattcattttctgAACTGGTGTCTGAAAAACATGGACAGCGTAAAAAGAAGTGA